A region from the Fundidesulfovibrio putealis DSM 16056 genome encodes:
- a CDS encoding branched-chain amino acid ABC transporter permease has product MNFETFIQHALNSLTLGSLYALVAIGYTMVYGILRLINFAHSEIFMLGAYFVFWGTTLFALPWPLAIALSIAFTAGLGIMVDRIAYRPLRDAPRISALISSIGVSFFLQNVAIVFFQAIPRAVYRPEWLENPIIMGNVRVLPITLFVPVLSVLLMLGLVYIVYRTKTGLGMRAISKDIETSYLMGVPVNRVIAITFGIGSALAAASGIMWALRYPQLQPIMGAVPGFKAFIAAVFGGIGSIQGAVVGGVTLGFIEIMTVAFFPDLAGYRDAFAFVLLIAILLVKPTGLFGAKAEEKV; this is encoded by the coding sequence ATGAATTTCGAAACGTTCATCCAGCACGCGCTCAACAGCCTCACCCTGGGAAGCCTCTACGCGCTCGTCGCAATCGGCTACACCATGGTCTACGGCATCCTGCGCCTGATCAACTTCGCCCACAGCGAAATCTTCATGCTGGGCGCTTATTTCGTCTTCTGGGGCACCACCCTCTTCGCCCTGCCCTGGCCACTGGCAATTGCCCTGTCAATCGCCTTCACGGCGGGCCTTGGCATCATGGTGGACCGCATCGCCTACCGTCCTCTGCGGGACGCTCCCCGAATTTCCGCGCTGATAAGCTCCATCGGCGTGTCCTTCTTCCTGCAGAACGTGGCCATCGTGTTCTTCCAGGCCATCCCCCGCGCGGTGTACCGCCCCGAATGGCTGGAGAACCCTATCATCATGGGCAACGTGCGGGTGCTTCCCATCACGCTGTTCGTGCCGGTGCTCTCGGTGCTCCTTATGCTGGGGCTTGTGTACATCGTGTACCGCACCAAGACGGGCCTGGGCATGCGCGCCATCAGCAAGGACATCGAGACCAGCTACCTGATGGGCGTTCCGGTCAACCGGGTCATCGCCATCACCTTCGGCATCGGCTCGGCCCTGGCCGCAGCCAGCGGCATCATGTGGGCGCTTAGGTACCCGCAGCTCCAGCCCATCATGGGCGCGGTGCCGGGCTTCAAGGCCTTCATCGCGGCGGTGTTCGGCGGCATCGGCTCCATCCAGGGAGCGGTGGTCGGCGGCGTCACCCTGGGGTTCATCGAGATCATGACCGTGGCCTTCTTCCCTGACCTGGCGGGCTACCGAGACGCCTTCGCCTTCGTCCTATTGATCGCCATCCTGCTGGTGAAGCCCACCGGACTCTTCGGAGCCAAAGCGGAGGAGAAGGTCTGA
- a CDS encoding aspartate ammonia-lyase produces the protein MDVSPKTIRQYRLESDSLGEVRVPANSLYGVQTQRAIDNFPITGVRISHYPEFVKALAAIKKAAAMANERMGMLDAPRSKAIREACDLIMAGKHRGHFRVDVIQGGAGTSSNMNANEVIANLALELMGHSRGDYAFLHPNNHVNLSQSTNDVYPSAIRLTLVIMGQALHKAMGRLAKALEDKGVEFAHVIKIGRTQLQDAVPMTLGQEFRAWALMVREDRQRLLEALDLVREINLGGTAIGTGINAPPEYAPLVVALLNQVSGQGMILAENLVEATQDAGAYVQFSGVLKRTAVKLSKICNDLRLLSSGPRCGLGEIRLPKMAPGSSIMPGKVNPIIPEVVNQIAFQVIGSDLTVTMAAEAGQLELNAMEPVLAHNLFNSLLLLRRGCVVLADKCVKGIEADEERCRQNVEQSLGLATALCPYVGYDAASRIAQHAAREGLSVRDAARAILGWDESRLTEVLNPESMLTPVEPKREFVCFTADRPDVSLDAPAGECPDNGGAPDTH, from the coding sequence ATGGACGTCTCGCCCAAGACCATCCGCCAGTACCGCCTGGAGTCCGATTCCCTGGGCGAGGTGCGCGTTCCGGCCAACTCCCTCTACGGGGTGCAGACCCAGCGCGCCATCGACAACTTCCCCATCACCGGGGTGCGCATCTCGCACTACCCGGAGTTCGTGAAGGCCCTGGCGGCCATCAAGAAAGCCGCCGCAATGGCCAACGAGCGCATGGGCATGCTGGACGCCCCGCGCTCCAAGGCCATCCGCGAGGCCTGCGACCTGATCATGGCGGGCAAGCACCGGGGGCATTTTCGCGTGGACGTGATCCAGGGCGGGGCGGGCACCTCCAGCAACATGAACGCCAACGAGGTCATCGCCAACCTGGCCCTGGAGCTCATGGGCCACTCGCGCGGGGACTACGCCTTCCTGCACCCCAACAACCACGTCAACCTCTCCCAGTCCACCAACGACGTCTACCCCTCGGCCATCCGCCTGACCCTGGTCATCATGGGACAGGCCCTGCACAAGGCCATGGGCAGGCTGGCCAAGGCCCTGGAGGACAAGGGCGTGGAATTCGCCCACGTCATCAAGATCGGGCGCACACAGCTTCAGGACGCCGTGCCCATGACGCTGGGCCAGGAGTTTCGGGCCTGGGCGCTCATGGTACGCGAGGACCGGCAGCGCCTGCTGGAGGCGCTTGACCTGGTGCGCGAGATCAACCTCGGCGGCACGGCCATCGGCACGGGCATCAACGCCCCGCCGGAGTACGCGCCGCTGGTGGTGGCGCTTCTGAACCAGGTCAGCGGACAGGGCATGATCCTGGCCGAGAACCTGGTGGAGGCCACCCAGGACGCCGGGGCCTACGTGCAGTTCTCCGGAGTTTTGAAACGTACGGCAGTGAAGCTCTCCAAGATCTGCAACGACCTGCGCCTGCTGTCTTCGGGTCCGCGCTGCGGCCTGGGCGAGATCCGCCTGCCCAAGATGGCTCCGGGCTCGTCCATCATGCCCGGCAAGGTGAACCCCATCATCCCCGAGGTGGTCAACCAGATCGCCTTCCAGGTGATCGGCTCCGACCTCACCGTGACCATGGCCGCCGAGGCCGGACAGCTTGAACTGAACGCCATGGAGCCTGTGCTGGCCCACAACCTGTTCAACTCCCTGCTGCTTCTGCGCCGGGGCTGCGTGGTGCTGGCCGACAAGTGCGTCAAAGGCATCGAGGCCGACGAGGAGCGCTGTCGGCAGAACGTTGAGCAGAGCCTGGGGCTGGCCACGGCCCTGTGCCCCTACGTGGGCTACGACGCCGCCTCCAGGATCGCCCAGCACGCCGCGCGCGAGGGACTGAGCGTCCGCGACGCCGCCCGCGCCATCCTGGGATGGGACGAAAGCCGCCTGACCGAAGTGCTGAACCCCGAAAGCATGCTGACGCCGGTTGAGCCCAAGCGCGAATTCGTGTGCTTCACGGCTGACCGCCCCGACGTCTCACTGGACGCCCCTGCCGGGGAATGCCCGGACAACGGCGGCGCGCCGGACACCCACTAG
- a CDS encoding bacterioferritin — MADRQARKDKVIEVLNKARGMELYAITQYMNQHYNLDNLDYGELAMNMKLIAIDEMRHAEMFAERIKELGGEPATSALGTVQKGQDVRAIYPFDSSVEDETVDQYNQFLNICREAGDSISAKLFDAIIEEEQAHFNYFDNVDGHIKTLGDTYLSKIAGTPSSTGGTTKGFALPGAGA; from the coding sequence ATGGCCGACAGGCAGGCACGCAAGGACAAGGTGATCGAGGTTCTGAACAAGGCTCGCGGCATGGAACTCTACGCCATCACCCAGTACATGAACCAGCACTACAACCTGGACAACCTGGACTACGGCGAACTGGCCATGAACATGAAGCTCATCGCCATCGACGAGATGCGTCACGCCGAAATGTTCGCCGAGCGCATCAAGGAACTGGGCGGCGAGCCCGCCACCAGCGCGCTGGGCACGGTGCAGAAGGGCCAGGACGTCCGCGCCATCTACCCCTTCGACAGCAGCGTGGAAGACGAGACCGTGGACCAGTACAACCAGTTCCTGAACATCTGCCGCGAGGCGGGCGACAGCATCAGCGCCAAGCTCTTCGACGCCATCATCGAAGAGGAACAGGCCCACTTCAACTACTTCGACAACGTGGACGGCCACATCAAGACCCTGGGCGACACCTACCTGTCCAAGATCGCCGGGACCCCCTCCTCCACCGGCGGGACCACCAAGGGTTTCGCGCTGCCCGGCGCAGGCGCGTAG
- a CDS encoding methyltransferase domain-containing protein → MPRVSDQTLATVDFSLTWQSREAFHEERFLARKMNLWRDILPPGLKDALTGLVAGESAGVSYAAGQALPDRQDALVQEVPHRCFTPPTVAGRTVSPRDGRHYPRGLFGSLPGIFPQDARPARVLDARDGRFVLDLNHPLAGRPFRLDATVLNVAEKKSDTGGRLSDWLEEICCFGPGMQARRADFAPTDFTPPDGEARLDNEDDARFYARPRLIGHVDAQASAILTQQYASRIPRGARVLDLMSSVQSHLPLDADLDVTGLGMNMEELAANPLLSARVVQDLNRDGVMPFADAGFDAVVCSLSVEYLLDPAGIVRECARVLRPGGQLLFGFSNRWFPTKATPLWLDLHEFERMGLVLEYLLASGDYADLWTFSARNWWRPVDDPHIRQTWTSDPVYVVGGIRKS, encoded by the coding sequence ATGCCCCGTGTAAGCGATCAAACCCTGGCCACCGTTGACTTTTCCCTGACCTGGCAGAGTCGGGAGGCGTTCCATGAGGAGCGGTTCCTGGCCCGCAAGATGAACCTCTGGCGGGACATCCTCCCGCCCGGATTGAAGGACGCCCTGACCGGACTGGTCGCGGGTGAATCCGCCGGAGTATCCTACGCCGCCGGGCAGGCCTTGCCGGACCGCCAGGACGCCCTGGTGCAGGAGGTTCCGCACCGGTGCTTCACCCCCCCGACCGTGGCCGGGCGGACGGTGTCCCCCAGGGACGGACGCCACTATCCGCGCGGGCTGTTCGGGTCGCTGCCGGGAATATTCCCCCAGGACGCGCGTCCGGCGCGCGTCCTCGACGCCAGGGATGGCCGGTTCGTGCTGGACCTCAACCACCCCCTGGCGGGCAGGCCGTTTCGGCTGGACGCCACGGTGCTGAACGTGGCGGAGAAGAAATCCGACACCGGGGGCAGGCTCTCGGACTGGCTGGAGGAGATCTGCTGCTTCGGTCCCGGCATGCAGGCCCGGCGGGCAGACTTCGCCCCCACGGACTTCACGCCCCCGGACGGGGAGGCCCGCCTGGACAACGAGGACGACGCCCGGTTCTACGCCAGGCCGCGCCTCATCGGGCACGTCGACGCCCAGGCGTCCGCAATTCTCACGCAGCAGTACGCATCGCGCATTCCCCGAGGGGCGCGCGTGCTGGACCTGATGTCCTCGGTGCAGTCGCACCTGCCGCTGGACGCGGATCTGGACGTGACGGGCCTTGGCATGAACATGGAAGAGCTCGCGGCCAACCCGCTCTTGTCCGCGCGCGTGGTGCAGGACCTGAACCGGGATGGCGTGATGCCCTTCGCGGACGCGGGGTTTGACGCGGTGGTGTGCAGCCTGTCGGTCGAGTACCTGCTGGACCCCGCCGGGATCGTGCGGGAGTGCGCGCGGGTGCTGCGGCCCGGCGGGCAGTTGCTGTTCGGGTTTTCCAACCGCTGGTTCCCCACCAAGGCCACGCCCCTGTGGCTGGACCTGCACGAGTTCGAGCGCATGGGGCTGGTTCTGGAGTACCTGCTGGCGAGCGGTGATTACGCGGACCTGTGGACCTTCAGCGCCCGCAACTGGTGGCGGCCCGTGGATGATCCGCACATCCGCCAGACCTGGACCAGCGACCCGGTGTACGTGGTGGGGGGCATACGCAAGAGCTGA
- a CDS encoding asparaginase domain-containing protein, with amino-acid sequence MNLSIYTMGGTIDKVYFDDLSDYVVGEPQAGEILKEAQAAISFTVNEVLRKDSLHLTDEDRQLLRERVAADPERFILITHGTDSMVQSAQVLKGIADKVIVFTGAMSPARFKGSDASFNVGCAVGAVQSLPPGVYICMSGQVFEAGTVRKNRAAGRFESLG; translated from the coding sequence GTGAATCTCTCCATCTACACCATGGGTGGCACCATCGACAAAGTCTACTTCGACGACCTCTCGGACTACGTGGTGGGCGAGCCCCAGGCGGGCGAAATCCTGAAAGAGGCCCAGGCGGCCATCAGCTTCACGGTGAACGAGGTCCTGCGCAAGGACAGCCTGCACCTCACGGATGAAGACCGCCAGTTGCTGCGCGAGCGCGTGGCCGCAGACCCCGAGCGCTTCATCCTCATCACCCACGGCACGGACAGCATGGTCCAGAGCGCCCAGGTGCTGAAGGGCATCGCCGACAAGGTCATCGTGTTCACCGGCGCCATGAGCCCGGCCCGCTTCAAGGGCTCGGACGCGTCGTTCAACGTGGGCTGCGCCGTGGGCGCGGTGCAGTCGCTGCCGCCGGGCGTGTACATCTGCATGAGCGGGCAGGTGTTCGAGGCGGGCACGGTGCGCAAGAACCGCGCGGCGGGCCGTTTCGAGAGCCTGGGCTGA
- a CDS encoding ABC transporter ATP-binding protein, whose translation MLKLTDLHVHYGGIHALKGVSMEVPQGKIVTLIGANGAGKSSTLRAIAGLIKNKKGQITYNGKDLTTATPVDIVKSGIVMSPEGRRIFGHLSVFENLMLGAYSRNDKDGIAKDLEWVFELFPRMRERREQKGGTLSGGEQQMLAVGRALMSAPEVVMLDEPSLGLAPLLVRDVFEIIKTINERGMTVLLVEQNAFAALKVAHYAYVLETGTIVLQGTGSELAADKRVCEAYLGG comes from the coding sequence ATGCTTAAGCTCACGGACCTGCACGTCCACTACGGCGGCATCCACGCCCTGAAGGGCGTGTCCATGGAAGTGCCCCAGGGCAAGATCGTCACCCTGATCGGGGCCAACGGCGCGGGCAAGTCCAGCACGCTGCGCGCCATCGCCGGGCTCATCAAGAACAAGAAGGGCCAGATCACCTACAACGGCAAGGACCTGACCACGGCCACGCCCGTGGACATCGTCAAGTCCGGCATCGTCATGTCGCCGGAAGGCCGTCGCATCTTCGGCCACCTCTCGGTGTTCGAGAACCTGATGCTCGGGGCCTACAGCCGCAATGACAAGGACGGCATCGCCAAGGACCTGGAGTGGGTGTTCGAGCTGTTCCCGCGCATGCGCGAGCGCCGCGAGCAGAAGGGCGGCACGCTGTCGGGCGGCGAACAGCAGATGCTGGCCGTGGGACGGGCGCTCATGAGCGCGCCGGAAGTGGTCATGCTGGACGAGCCGAGCCTGGGCCTTGCCCCCTTGCTGGTGCGCGACGTGTTCGAGATCATCAAAACCATCAACGAGCGCGGCATGACCGTGCTGCTGGTGGAGCAGAACGCCTTCGCGGCCCTCAAGGTGGCCCACTACGCCTACGTCCTGGAGACCGGAACCATCGTGCTGCAGGGAACCGGCAGCGAGCTGGCCGCCGACAAGCGGGTCTGCGAGGCCTACCTGGGAGGTTGA
- a CDS encoding ABC transporter ATP-binding protein, with translation MSAETILEVSGLTMRFGGLTAVDDFSATLKKGTISGLIGPNGAGKTTCFNMITGFYKPTSGRSVYRGVELTGQPPYKVCKAGIARTFQNIRLFGNETVLENVMIGCHLRQKTNWLQSVFMLPAALKEDRAIRQRSLELLDVVGLAHLENEQANSLPYGAQRRLEIARALATTPGLILLDEPAAGMNPQETQDLIAFIRTIRDRFGLTVLLIEHDMKLVMEICEHMWVLDYGVTIAQGAPEEIKSNPKVIEAYLGEECVTDA, from the coding sequence ATGAGTGCCGAGACCATCCTGGAAGTATCGGGACTGACCATGCGCTTTGGCGGCCTGACCGCCGTGGACGACTTCAGCGCCACGCTGAAAAAGGGCACCATCTCCGGGCTCATCGGCCCCAACGGCGCGGGCAAGACCACCTGCTTCAACATGATCACCGGGTTCTACAAACCCACGTCCGGGCGCTCGGTGTACCGGGGGGTGGAGCTCACGGGCCAGCCGCCCTACAAGGTCTGCAAGGCGGGCATCGCGCGCACCTTCCAGAACATCCGCCTCTTCGGCAACGAGACCGTGCTTGAGAACGTGATGATCGGCTGCCACCTGCGCCAGAAGACCAACTGGCTCCAGTCCGTGTTCATGCTGCCCGCAGCCCTGAAGGAAGACCGGGCCATCCGTCAGCGTTCGCTTGAGCTGCTGGACGTGGTGGGCCTCGCCCACCTGGAGAACGAGCAGGCCAACAGCCTGCCCTACGGCGCGCAACGCAGGCTGGAGATCGCCCGCGCCCTGGCCACCACGCCGGGGCTCATCCTGCTGGACGAACCCGCCGCCGGCATGAACCCCCAGGAAACCCAGGACCTCATCGCCTTCATCCGCACCATCCGCGACCGTTTCGGCCTGACGGTGCTGCTCATCGAGCACGACATGAAGCTGGTCATGGAGATCTGCGAGCACATGTGGGTGCTGGACTACGGCGTCACCATCGCCCAGGGCGCGCCGGAGGAGATCAAGTCCAACCCCAAGGTCATCGAGGCCTATCTTGGAGAGGAGTGCGTCACCGATGCTTAA
- the katG gene encoding catalase/peroxidase HPI, producing MSDESKCPVTGRTGRQVAGGGTSNRDWWPNQLNLHILHQHSCKSNPMGKDFNYAEEFKKLDIEAVKKDLFALMTDSQDWWPADYGHYGPLFIRMAWHSAGTYRTGDGRGGAGSGSQRLAPLNSWPDNVNLDKARRLLWPIKQKYGKQISWADLMVLAGTCAIESMGLKPFGFGGGRVDVWEPEEDIYWGAEDTWLGDKRYEGDRQLDNPLAAVQMGLIYVNPEGPNGNPDPVASGRDVRETFARMAMNDEETVALVAGGHTFGKCHGAGDTKHVGREPEGAGLEEQGLGWKSSFGSGKGDDTIGSGIEGAWKANPTTWDMGYLKTLFKYEFELVKSPAGANQWLAKDVAPEDMVEGAHDKSKRLRPMMTTADLSLKFDPIYEPIARNYLSNPEKLANDFARAWFKLTHRDMGPRSRYLGPLVPQEALIWQDPVPPVDHALINERDVATLKAKILASGLSVSQLVSTAWASASTFRGSDKRGGANGARIRLAPQKDWAVNQPEQLATVLAALEAIQKEFNGAQSGGKKVSLADLIVLGGCAGVEKAAKAAGLDVTVPFSPGRTDASQEQTDAESFSVLEPKADGFRNYLKAKYSVSAEELMVDRAQLLTLTAPEMTVLVGGLRVLGANFGQSPHGVFTKRPETLTNDFFVNLLDMRTQWKATPDENLFEGTDRATGEPKWTGTRIDLVFGANSQLRAIAEVYGCGDSQEKFVGDFVAAWVKVMNLDRFDLA from the coding sequence ATGAGCGATGAGAGCAAGTGTCCGGTAACAGGCAGGACCGGCAGGCAGGTGGCCGGCGGCGGCACTTCCAACCGTGACTGGTGGCCGAACCAGTTGAACTTGCACATCCTGCACCAGCACTCCTGCAAGTCCAACCCCATGGGCAAGGACTTCAACTACGCCGAGGAGTTCAAGAAGCTCGACATCGAGGCCGTGAAGAAGGACCTCTTCGCGCTGATGACCGACTCGCAGGACTGGTGGCCCGCAGACTACGGCCATTACGGCCCCCTGTTCATCCGGATGGCCTGGCACAGCGCCGGAACCTACCGCACCGGCGACGGACGCGGCGGCGCAGGCTCCGGCAGCCAGCGCCTCGCCCCCCTGAACAGCTGGCCGGACAACGTCAACCTGGACAAGGCCCGCAGGCTGCTTTGGCCCATCAAGCAGAAATACGGCAAACAGATCTCCTGGGCCGACCTCATGGTCCTCGCGGGAACCTGCGCCATCGAATCCATGGGGCTTAAGCCCTTCGGCTTCGGCGGCGGGCGCGTGGACGTCTGGGAGCCGGAGGAGGACATCTACTGGGGCGCGGAGGACACCTGGCTTGGCGACAAGCGCTACGAGGGAGACCGGCAGCTCGACAACCCGCTGGCAGCCGTGCAGATGGGCCTCATCTACGTGAACCCGGAAGGTCCCAACGGCAATCCCGACCCTGTGGCTTCGGGCCGCGACGTCCGCGAAACCTTCGCCCGCATGGCCATGAACGACGAGGAGACCGTCGCGCTGGTGGCGGGCGGCCACACCTTCGGCAAGTGCCATGGCGCGGGCGACACCAAGCATGTGGGGCGCGAGCCGGAAGGGGCCGGGCTTGAGGAGCAGGGGCTCGGCTGGAAGAGCAGCTTCGGCAGCGGCAAGGGCGACGACACCATCGGCAGCGGCATCGAGGGAGCCTGGAAAGCCAACCCCACAACCTGGGACATGGGGTATCTGAAGACCCTGTTCAAGTACGAGTTCGAATTGGTGAAGAGCCCGGCCGGAGCCAACCAGTGGCTGGCCAAGGACGTGGCCCCCGAGGACATGGTGGAGGGCGCGCACGACAAGTCCAAAAGGCTTCGCCCCATGATGACCACGGCGGACCTCTCCCTGAAGTTCGACCCGATCTATGAGCCTATCGCGCGCAATTACCTGAGCAATCCCGAAAAACTGGCCAACGACTTTGCCCGAGCCTGGTTCAAGCTGACCCACCGCGACATGGGGCCGCGCTCGCGCTATCTTGGCCCCCTGGTTCCCCAGGAAGCCCTCATCTGGCAGGACCCCGTACCCCCGGTGGACCACGCGCTGATCAACGAAAGGGACGTCGCCACCCTCAAGGCAAAGATCCTGGCTTCGGGCCTGTCCGTCTCCCAGCTGGTCTCCACCGCCTGGGCTTCGGCGTCCACGTTCCGCGGCTCGGACAAGCGCGGCGGAGCCAACGGGGCGCGCATCCGCCTGGCCCCGCAGAAGGACTGGGCGGTCAACCAGCCCGAGCAGCTGGCCACGGTGCTCGCCGCCCTCGAGGCCATCCAGAAGGAGTTCAACGGCGCGCAGTCCGGCGGCAAGAAGGTCTCCCTGGCCGACCTGATCGTCCTGGGCGGCTGCGCTGGCGTGGAAAAAGCGGCCAAGGCCGCCGGGCTCGACGTGACCGTCCCGTTCTCGCCGGGGCGCACGGACGCCTCGCAGGAGCAGACTGACGCCGAGTCATTCTCGGTGCTTGAGCCCAAGGCGGACGGATTCAGGAACTACCTCAAGGCCAAATACTCCGTGTCGGCGGAGGAGCTGATGGTGGACCGCGCGCAGCTCCTGACGCTGACCGCGCCCGAAATGACGGTGCTGGTGGGTGGCTTGCGCGTGCTTGGGGCCAACTTCGGGCAGTCCCCGCACGGCGTCTTCACCAAGCGGCCCGAGACCCTGACCAATGACTTTTTCGTGAACCTGCTGGACATGCGCACCCAGTGGAAGGCCACCCCGGACGAAAACCTGTTCGAGGGGACTGACCGCGCCACGGGCGAGCCCAAGTGGACCGGCACGCGCATCGACCTGGTCTTCGGCGCGAACTCCCAGCTGCGGGCCATCGCGGAAGTCTACGGATGCGGCGATTCCCAGGAGAAGTTCGTTGGCGACTTCGTGGCGGCGTGGGTCAAGGTGATGAACCTGGACCGCTTCGATCTCGCCTGA
- a CDS encoding branched-chain amino acid ABC transporter permease, with protein sequence MNRITTILLNILAAGVVALFLWWAEANLDGYKIQILNLIAVNIILALSLNLIYGFTGMFSLGHAGFMAIGAYVCAILIMSPEQKEMLFIIEDAYGWVQAAHAPFLVAVFAGGLVAALFGLVVGMPLLKLGDDYLGIATLGFAEIVRVVATNLTGITNGALGFKGIPAYSNLWWNFGWCAFSLFVIVRLLKCNTGNVLKAIRDDEIASKAMGIDAFRYKLLSFTVGSFFAGIGGALLASLLTTIDPKMFLFTLTFNVLMIVVTGGLGSITGSVLAGVGITVLLEWLRVVENPLSFGGFEIAGIPGMRMVVFSLALIVIILFRREGLMGMREFSWQAVFGRLGKGGNAK encoded by the coding sequence ATGAACCGCATCACCACTATTCTTTTGAACATTCTGGCGGCTGGCGTCGTGGCCCTGTTCCTGTGGTGGGCCGAGGCCAACCTGGACGGCTACAAGATCCAGATCCTGAACCTCATCGCGGTCAACATCATCCTGGCCCTGTCCTTGAACCTGATCTACGGGTTCACGGGCATGTTCAGCCTGGGCCACGCCGGGTTCATGGCCATCGGCGCGTACGTCTGCGCCATCCTGATCATGAGTCCCGAGCAGAAAGAGATGCTCTTCATCATCGAGGACGCCTACGGCTGGGTGCAGGCCGCCCACGCCCCGTTCCTGGTGGCGGTGTTCGCGGGCGGGCTGGTGGCGGCGCTGTTCGGGCTTGTCGTTGGCATGCCGCTTCTGAAGCTTGGCGACGACTACCTGGGCATCGCCACCCTGGGTTTCGCCGAGATCGTACGCGTGGTGGCCACCAACCTGACCGGCATCACCAACGGCGCGCTCGGGTTCAAGGGCATCCCGGCCTACTCCAACCTGTGGTGGAACTTCGGCTGGTGCGCGTTCAGCCTTTTCGTGATCGTGCGGCTGCTCAAGTGCAACACCGGCAACGTGCTCAAGGCCATCCGCGACGACGAGATCGCCTCCAAGGCCATGGGCATCGACGCCTTCCGCTACAAGCTCCTGTCCTTCACGGTGGGCTCTTTCTTCGCGGGCATCGGCGGCGCGCTGCTGGCCAGCCTCCTGACCACCATCGACCCCAAGATGTTCCTGTTCACCCTGACCTTCAACGTGCTCATGATCGTGGTCACGGGCGGCCTGGGGTCCATCACCGGCTCGGTGCTGGCGGGCGTCGGCATCACGGTGCTGCTGGAGTGGCTGCGCGTGGTGGAGAACCCCCTGAGCTTCGGCGGCTTCGAGATCGCGGGCATCCCCGGCATGCGCATGGTGGTCTTCTCCCTGGCGCTCATCGTGATCATCCTCTTTAGGCGCGAGGGCCTCATGGGCATGCGCGAATTCAGCTGGCAGGCCGTGTTTGGCCGCCTGGGCAAGGGAGGCAACGCCAAATGA
- a CDS encoding SDR family oxidoreductase, which produces MTVFDKAALSLQNSPARWLVTGVAGFIGSNILEKLLSLGQTVTGLDNYCTGYKANLESVRASVGDKAWANFRMVEGDITDPAACREACTGVQYVLHQAALGSVPRSIEDPITSDRVNVGGFVNMLTAAKEAKVKRFVYASSSSVYGDHPVLPKVEEQIGNQLSPYAVTKLTNELYANVFGTCYGLQAIGLRYFNIFGPRQDPDGAYAAVIPKWFDALLRGDTVYVNGDGETSRDFCFVENAVRANMLAAVSQHPEAHGKAYNVACGTRTTLNELYVLLRDLAATKNPEAAKAKPVYREERAGDVRHSLANITRARTLLGYEPLIQIKEGLDMAASWYFELAARSA; this is translated from the coding sequence ATGACCGTGTTCGACAAAGCCGCCCTTTCTCTGCAAAACTCCCCCGCCCGTTGGCTGGTGACCGGCGTGGCCGGATTCATCGGCTCCAACATACTGGAAAAGCTCCTGAGCCTGGGACAGACCGTCACCGGCCTGGACAACTACTGCACCGGCTACAAGGCCAACCTGGAGTCGGTCCGGGCCAGCGTCGGCGACAAAGCCTGGGCCAACTTCCGCATGGTGGAAGGCGACATCACCGATCCGGCGGCCTGCCGCGAAGCCTGCACCGGCGTGCAGTACGTGCTGCATCAGGCGGCCCTGGGCAGCGTCCCCCGCTCCATCGAGGACCCCATCACCTCCGACCGCGTCAACGTGGGCGGTTTCGTGAACATGCTGACTGCCGCCAAGGAAGCCAAGGTGAAGCGCTTCGTGTACGCGTCCTCCAGCTCCGTCTACGGCGACCACCCGGTGCTGCCCAAGGTGGAGGAGCAGATAGGCAACCAGCTCTCGCCCTACGCGGTGACCAAGCTCACCAACGAGCTCTACGCCAACGTGTTCGGGACCTGCTACGGCCTTCAGGCCATCGGGCTTCGCTACTTCAACATCTTCGGCCCCCGCCAGGACCCCGACGGGGCCTACGCCGCCGTCATCCCCAAATGGTTCGACGCGCTGCTTCGCGGCGACACCGTGTACGTGAACGGCGACGGCGAGACCAGCCGCGACTTCTGCTTCGTGGAGAACGCCGTGCGGGCCAACATGCTGGCCGCCGTCTCCCAGCACCCCGAGGCTCACGGCAAGGCCTACAACGTGGCCTGCGGGACGCGCACCACGCTGAACGAGCTCTACGTCCTGCTGCGCGACCTGGCCGCCACCAAGAACCCCGAAGCCGCCAAGGCCAAGCCCGTCTACCGGGAAGAGCGCGCGGGCGACGTGCGCCACTCCCTGGCCAACATCACCCGCGCCAGGACGCTCCTGGGCTACGAGCCGCTCATCCAGATCAAGGAAGGCCTGGACATGGCCGCCAGCTGGTACTTCGAACTGGCTGCGCGGAGCGCCTGA